Proteins encoded within one genomic window of Candidatus Binatia bacterium:
- a CDS encoding hypothetical protein (possible pseudo, frameshifted), with protein sequence MSKVMLINVTHPEESRVGIVKDGVLEVFEIESLGREHLKGSIYKGVVHRIHPALEAAFVDIGLGRDAFLPLDEICFRNLPGNGRPVEGRPRIKDVLKPGQELLVQIAKDEFASKPPTLSTFYSLPGRYLVLLPGSEESGISRKIEGEDRVRLRALIQELKPPEGFGLIVRTVAGFDQDRSELERDLAYLLRLWETIQKSAEAKKGVGLVYREHDLVVRSIRDYFTPDIDEIYIDNEEVYRRARDFVRNVMPGREGALRLYTGDQPIFSRFGVESQIETIYKRRVPLKSGGSIVIDGTEALTAIDVNSGGSVRGGSQEETAFRTNLEAAAEIARQLRLRDIGGLIVIDFIDMRQPSHIHAVERALAEAMKPDKARYDIGKISRFGLLEISRQRLRPAAAATTYRTCPMCEGHGHVRTTESAALVAFRKIQNRVAQGDVGVLRVTLPPDVAIYLLNQKREDLALLERRYGVRIQVATSEKLMPHEVEIDVRAAPKEAPGPRPGEVVMPEVPAVEEPAPENVEAESRPAAESAPAAGGEASRRRSRRRRRRGRGRGRKAAQAIAEALGALAEAAGLRRVDAEAAAGYGAAPEEAARGTEPPASGGSPPANSASVAAGVPPTEPAAPEAESRTEAGRESGAGGRDDFVASSGPLEVGAAPVGGSGGAEGGVAGEAGGQALPVEGGEARKAEMEAGKEHRVRPEREAALAAEAGAESVARTAPRLRGAGTREGMGAEAAPEGRRGAKVAGPPAGAAGTEEAAEGEKAEGAAQASELEGAAEPPRRASRRRTTRGGRTARTSRKKTASSAKASSGAKASSKTSSRSTGQARSRGRSRRSAKSRKASEKGAGEEKP encoded by the coding sequence ATGTCCAAGGTCATGCTCATCAACGTGACCCATCCGGAAGAAAGCCGGGTGGGCATCGTCAAGGACGGCGTTCTCGAAGTTTTTGAGATCGAGTCTTTAGGCCGCGAACACCTCAAAGGCAGCATCTACAAAGGAGTCGTTCACCGCATCCATCCCGCGCTCGAGGCGGCGTTCGTCGACATCGGGCTCGGGCGGGATGCGTTCCTGCCGCTCGACGAAATCTGCTTCCGCAACCTTCCCGGCAACGGGCGGCCCGTGGAGGGCAGGCCCCGGATCAAGGACGTTCTCAAGCCGGGTCAGGAGCTCCTCGTCCAGATCGCCAAGGACGAGTTCGCCTCCAAGCCTCCGACGCTGAGCACGTTCTACTCGCTGCCGGGACGCTACCTGGTTCTCCTCCCCGGGTCCGAGGAATCCGGGATTTCTCGCAAGATCGAGGGCGAGGACCGAGTGCGACTCCGCGCGCTCATCCAGGAGCTCAAGCCCCCCGAAGGCTTCGGCCTCATCGTCCGGACGGTCGCGGGTTTCGATCAGGACCGGAGCGAGCTCGAGCGGGACCTCGCCTACCTCCTCCGCCTCTGGGAAACCATCCAGAAGAGCGCGGAGGCGAAAAAGGGCGTCGGCCTCGTCTACCGGGAGCACGACCTCGTGGTGCGGAGCATCCGCGACTACTTCACGCCGGACATCGACGAGATCTACATCGACAACGAGGAAGTCTACCGCCGTGCGAGGGATTTCGTCCGCAACGTCATGCCGGGCCGCGAGGGGGCGCTGCGGCTCTACACGGGAGACCAGCCCATCTTCTCCCGGTTCGGCGTCGAGTCGCAAATCGAGACGATCTACAAGCGGCGGGTGCCGCTGAAATCGGGGGGCAGCATCGTGATCGACGGCACCGAAGCGCTCACGGCCATCGACGTGAACTCGGGCGGTTCGGTCCGCGGCGGGAGCCAGGAGGAGACGGCCTTCCGGACGAACCTCGAGGCGGCGGCGGAGATCGCGCGGCAGCTTCGACTTCGCGACATCGGCGGGCTCATCGTCATCGACTTCATCGACATGCGGCAGCCCTCGCACATCCACGCCGTCGAGCGCGCGCTCGCCGAAGCCATGAAGCCCGACAAGGCCCGCTACGACATCGGAAAAATTTCGCGCTTCGGACTTCTGGAGATTTCGCGGCAGAGGCTGCGGCCTGCGGCGGCCGCCACGACGTACCGTACGTGTCCCATGTGCGAGGGGCACGGTCACGTCCGGACGACCGAGTCCGCGGCGCTCGTGGCCTTCCGGAAAATCCAGAACCGCGTGGCTCAGGGGGACGTGGGCGTTCTGCGGGTGACCCTGCCGCCCGACGTGGCGATCTACCTCCTCAACCAGAAGCGCGAAGACCTGGCGCTGCTCGAGCGGCGCTACGGTGTTCGCATCCAGGTCGCGACGAGCGAGAAGCTCATGCCCCACGAGGTCGAGATCGACGTACGCGCGGCGCCGAAGGAAGCTCCGGGTCCGAGGCCGGGCGAGGTCGTCATGCCCGAGGTGCCGGCGGTCGAGGAGCCTGCGCCCGAGAATGTCGAGGCGGAAAGCCGGCCCGCAGCCGAGTCGGCCCCTGCCGCGGGAGGCGAAGCCTCCCGCCGTCGGAGCCGGCGCCGGCGGAGACGCGGTCGAGGGCGGGGGAGGAAGGCCGCCCAGGCGATCGCCGAGGCGCTCGGTGCTCTGGCCGAAGCGGCGGGGCTCCGTCGCGTCGACGCCGAGGCGGCGGCTGGCTACGGGGCCGCGCCGGAAGAAGCAGCGCGAGGCACGGAGCCTCCGGCATCCGGCGGGTCTCCCCCCGCGAATTCTGCGAGCGTAGCTGCTGGCGTGCCGCCGACCGAGCCGGCTGCTCCGGAGGCCGAGTCGCGGACCGAGGCGGGTCGGGAAAGTGGAGCAGGCGGCAGAGACGACTTCGTCGCGTCTTCCGGGCCCCTGGAAGTCGGGGCTGCCCCTGTCGGGGGAAGCGGAGGGGCGGAGGGCGGCGTCGCGGGGGAGGCAGGAGGGCAAGCTCTTCCGGTAGAAGGCGGCGAAGCTCGGAAGGCCGAGATGGAAGCAGGGAAAGAGCACCGCGTCCGGCCGGAACGAGAAGCAGCACTGGCCGCGGAAGCAGGCGCGGAGAGCGTGGCCCGGACGGCTCCACGGCTACGGGGGGCAGGCACGCGAGAAGGGATGGGTGCCGAAGCAGCGCCGGAGGGGCGAAGAGGTGCGAAGGTAGCGGGGCCGCCGGCCGGCGCGGCAGGGACAGAGGAAGCGGCGGAAGGAGAAAAGGCAGAAGGAGCTGCGCAGGCGTCCGAGCTCGAAGGTGCCGCGGAACCTCCGAGGAGAGCGTCGAGGCGGCGGACGACCCGAGGCGGGCGAACCGCACGAACGAGCCGGAAGAAAACGGCGTCTTCGGCCAAGGCTTCTTCGGGAGCCAAGGCGTCGAGCAAGACGTCTTCTCGGTCTACCGGCCAAGCCCGGTCGCGGGGCCGCTCGCGAAGAAGCGCGAAAAGTCGGAAAGCCTCGGAGAAAGGCGCAGGGGAGGAGAAGCCGTGA